The Streptomyces aurantiacus genome includes a region encoding these proteins:
- a CDS encoding IS5 family transposase, whose protein sequence is MSARRPYPSDLSDARWGLVEPVLSAWRFERRGRALDFGRPPEHDLRDIMDAILYVDRTGVQWRCLPHDFPHWNTVYGYFTKWQQEGVFAQLNGLLRQLLRQKEGRESEPSACVIDAQSVKTSSSVHASSQGIDAGKKIVGRKRSIVTDTLGLLLAVLVTAASVQDSVAGTQLLDQVAAGHPGIRKVWVDGGYRQHLVEHAATLGIDMEITARTPGTRGFTPIPKRWAVERTYGWLMLHRRLARDYETLPARSEAMIHLAMTDLMARRLTGENTISWRDPTPQTKHLIPG, encoded by the coding sequence ATGTCTGCGCGACGTCCGTATCCGAGTGATCTGTCCGATGCCCGCTGGGGGTTGGTCGAGCCGGTGTTGTCCGCCTGGCGCTTCGAGCGCCGCGGCAGGGCCCTGGACTTCGGCCGGCCGCCCGAGCATGATCTGCGCGACATCATGGACGCGATCTTGTATGTGGACCGGACCGGGGTTCAGTGGCGCTGCCTCCCGCACGACTTCCCGCACTGGAACACGGTCTACGGCTACTTCACGAAGTGGCAGCAGGAAGGTGTGTTCGCCCAGCTCAACGGTCTGCTCAGGCAGCTGTTGCGACAGAAGGAAGGACGGGAGTCCGAGCCGTCGGCCTGTGTGATCGACGCTCAGAGCGTCAAGACCTCCTCCAGCGTTCACGCCTCCAGCCAGGGCATCGACGCCGGCAAGAAGATCGTGGGCCGAAAGCGGAGCATCGTGACCGACACGCTCGGCCTGCTGCTGGCGGTGCTGGTCACCGCGGCCAGTGTCCAGGACTCCGTGGCCGGCACTCAGCTCCTCGACCAGGTTGCCGCCGGCCATCCCGGCATCCGCAAGGTGTGGGTCGACGGCGGCTACCGCCAGCACCTCGTCGAGCACGCCGCCACCCTCGGCATCGACATGGAAATCACCGCCCGCACGCCCGGGACCAGGGGTTTCACCCCGATCCCGAAGCGGTGGGCGGTCGAGCGGACCTACGGATGGCTCATGCTCCACCGCCGCCTGGCCCGCGACTACGAAACCCTTCCCGCCCGCTCCGAAGCCATGATCCATCTCGCCATGACCGACCTGATGGCCCGCCGCCTCACCGGCGAGAACACCATCTCCTGGCGCGACCCGACACCGCAGACCAAACATCTGATTCCGGGATAA